A genome region from Pygocentrus nattereri isolate fPygNat1 chromosome 10, fPygNat1.pri, whole genome shotgun sequence includes the following:
- the grem2a gene encoding gremlin-2, with protein MRCCNYRMFWKLALPAILVWTLCASTGTKKPRPRGSIPSPYKLKGNELSSSPSILLSSLSQQPLTRRQKGKQEVLSSSREALVVTERKYLKSDWCKTQPLRQTVSLDGCLSRTVVNRFCYGQCNSFYIPRHLTSRSPARHSRKTDDHDTSFQSCAFCRPHRITTVTVRLHCPGLQPPYRHRKVQRVKQCRCVSVSVNDAY; from the coding sequence GATGTTCTGGAAACTGGCCTTGCCAGCCATTCTGGTTTGGACACTCTGTGCATCCACAGGAACCAAGAAGCCACGGCCGCGAGGCTCCATCCCCTCACCTTACAAGCTGAAAGGCAACGAGCTGTCGTCCTCGCCTTCTATCCTGCTGTCGTCGTTGTCACAGCAGCCGCTGACGCGACGTCAGAAAGGTAAGCAGGAGGTGCTGTCGTCGAGTCGAGAGGCGCTGGTGGTGACTGAGAGGAAGTACCTGAAGAGTGATTGGTGCAAGACGCAGCCGCTCCGACAGACGGTCAGCCTGGACGGCTGTCTGAGCAGGACCGTCGTTAACCGCTTCTGCTATGGCCAGTGTAACTCTTTTTACATCCCCCGGCACCTCACGTCCCGCTCTCCAGCACGCCATAGCCGGAAAACAGATGACCACGACACCTCTTTCCAGTCATGTGCCTTCTGCCGGCCACACCGGATCACCACAGTAACAGTGCGCCTCCACTGCCCCGGGCTACAGCCGCCATACCGGCATCGGAAGGTGCAGCGAGTGAAGCAGTGCAGGTGCGTGTCTGTCAGTGTCAATGATGCCTACTGA